The following are encoded in a window of Nocardioides houyundeii genomic DNA:
- a CDS encoding DUF3052 domain-containing protein, whose protein sequence is MGLTSGLVVQELGWDNDTDDDLRIAIEDCIDADMVDGDYGNVVDAVLLWWRSEDGDLVDGLVDAKTDLVGGGAIWLLTPKVGRPNSVAATDIAEAAPIAGLAQTTTAAVSKDWQATRLVTPKTPA, encoded by the coding sequence TTGGGACTCACGTCCGGCCTGGTGGTGCAGGAGCTCGGCTGGGACAACGACACCGACGACGACCTGCGGATCGCCATCGAGGACTGCATCGATGCCGACATGGTCGACGGGGACTACGGCAACGTCGTGGACGCCGTGCTGCTGTGGTGGCGCTCGGAGGACGGAGACCTCGTCGACGGCCTCGTGGACGCCAAGACCGACCTCGTCGGCGGAGGCGCGATCTGGCTCCTCACCCCCAAGGTGGGACGACCCAACAGTGTCGCCGCCACCGACATCGCCGAGGCCGCGCCGATCGCGGGCCTGGCCCAGACCACGACGGCCGCAGTCAGCAAGGACTGGCAAGCCACTCGCCTGGTCACGCCCAAGACGCCCGCCTGA
- a CDS encoding peroxiredoxin, whose amino-acid sequence MSGLTLGAPAPDFTLRDQFGQDVSLSGFRGSKAVVILFYPFAFSGVCTGEMAGIRDRLSEFMTFDTEVLAISCDPTYSLRAFADSDGLNFPLLSDFWPHGRVSREYEVFDEAKGAPHRSSYVIDRDGLLRWSVHNAAAKGRDLDQHLEQLRAAV is encoded by the coding sequence ATGAGTGGACTCACCCTGGGCGCACCGGCCCCCGACTTCACCCTGCGCGACCAGTTCGGCCAGGACGTCTCGCTGTCCGGCTTCCGCGGTTCCAAGGCCGTGGTCATCCTGTTCTACCCCTTCGCCTTCTCCGGGGTCTGCACCGGCGAGATGGCCGGGATCCGCGACCGGTTGTCGGAGTTCATGACCTTCGACACCGAGGTGCTCGCCATCTCCTGCGACCCGACCTACTCGCTGCGGGCCTTCGCCGACTCGGACGGCCTCAACTTTCCCCTGCTCTCGGACTTCTGGCCGCACGGCCGGGTCTCGCGGGAGTACGAGGTGTTCGACGAGGCGAAGGGGGCGCCGCACCGGTCGTCGTACGTGATCGACCGGGACGGGCTGCTCCGCTGGTCGGTGCACAACGCGGCAGCCAAGGGACGCGACCTGGACCAGCACCTGGAGCAGCTGCGCGCCGCAGTCTGA
- a CDS encoding AMP-binding protein — translation MSPIVLSKIVKTVTAWGTGPAGGFAQLAVTSPDQVGLIDELGSLTFAQIHTRSNALAHALAERGVGEGDQVAIMCRNHRGFVDATIGAAKLGADLLYLNTAFAAPQLIDVIAREKPVLVIHDEEFIDLLSAAEVQHRLLAWTDTEGHPDSMESLIAKYPTTDLTPPEHHARLVILTSGTTGTPKGAPRKEAGISNAVALMSRLPLKARWRTHIAAPLFHTWGFAHLFLGMLLGSTVVLRRKFDPEDALKTIREYECDSFIVIPVMLQRILQLPPEVLDSVELPSLKMVASSGSALPGDFALAWMDRFGDNLYNIYGSTEVAYASIATPEDLRQAPTSAGKPPYATVVKVLDPDGQPVPDGESGRIFVSNSMLFEGYTGGGGKEMVGDLMSTGDVGRFGPDGRLYVEGRDDEMIVSGGENVFPKEVEDCLCRHDAVVEAAAVGVEDDEFGKRLRAFVVVSDPAAADETILKDWVRGNLARYKVPREIVFVNELPRNATGKILKRELARRP, via the coding sequence ATGTCGCCCATCGTGCTTTCCAAGATCGTCAAGACGGTCACGGCCTGGGGGACCGGCCCGGCCGGCGGCTTCGCCCAGCTCGCCGTCACCAGCCCCGACCAGGTCGGGCTGATCGACGAGCTCGGATCGCTGACCTTCGCCCAGATCCACACCCGTTCCAACGCCCTGGCGCACGCCCTGGCCGAGCGTGGAGTGGGCGAGGGCGACCAGGTCGCCATCATGTGCCGCAACCACCGCGGCTTCGTCGACGCCACGATCGGGGCGGCGAAGCTCGGCGCCGACCTGCTCTACCTCAACACCGCCTTCGCGGCACCGCAGCTCATCGACGTCATCGCCCGCGAGAAGCCGGTGCTGGTGATCCATGACGAGGAGTTCATCGACCTCCTCTCGGCCGCCGAGGTCCAGCACCGGCTGCTGGCCTGGACCGACACCGAGGGCCACCCCGACTCGATGGAGTCGCTGATCGCGAAGTACCCCACCACCGACCTGACCCCGCCGGAGCACCACGCGCGGCTGGTGATCCTGACCTCCGGAACGACCGGCACCCCGAAGGGGGCGCCCCGCAAGGAGGCCGGGATCAGCAATGCCGTGGCGCTCATGTCGCGGCTCCCGCTCAAGGCGCGGTGGCGCACGCACATCGCGGCTCCGCTGTTCCACACCTGGGGATTCGCCCACCTGTTCCTCGGCATGCTGCTCGGCTCGACGGTGGTGCTGCGGCGCAAGTTCGATCCCGAGGACGCGCTGAAGACCATCCGCGAGTACGAGTGCGACTCCTTCATCGTGATCCCGGTGATGCTCCAGCGCATCCTGCAGCTGCCGCCCGAGGTGCTCGACAGTGTCGAGCTGCCGTCGCTGAAGATGGTGGCGTCGTCCGGGTCGGCGCTGCCCGGTGACTTCGCCCTGGCGTGGATGGACCGGTTCGGCGACAACCTCTACAACATCTACGGGTCCACCGAGGTCGCCTACGCCTCCATCGCGACACCCGAGGACCTGCGGCAGGCGCCGACGTCGGCGGGCAAGCCGCCGTACGCGACGGTGGTGAAGGTGCTGGACCCGGACGGGCAGCCCGTGCCGGACGGAGAGTCGGGTCGCATCTTCGTGAGCAACTCGATGCTGTTCGAGGGCTACACCGGAGGCGGTGGCAAGGAGATGGTCGGGGACCTGATGTCGACCGGGGACGTGGGGCGGTTCGGACCGGACGGTCGCCTCTACGTCGAGGGCCGCGACGACGAGATGATCGTCAGCGGTGGGGAGAACGTCTTTCCCAAGGAGGTCGAGGACTGCCTGTGCCGTCATGACGCCGTCGTCGAGGCCGCCGCGGTCGGGGTCGAGGACGACGAGTTCGGCAAGCGGCTGCGGGCCTTCGTGGTGGTCTCCGACCCCGCCGCTGCGGACGAGACGATCCTCAAGGACTGGGTCCGGGGCAACCTGGCCCGCTACAAGGTGCCGCGGGAGATCGTCTTCGTCAACGAGCTGCCGAGGAACGCCACCGGCAAGATCCTCAAGCGGGAGCTGGCCCGCCGCCCCTGA
- the aceE gene encoding pyruvate dehydrogenase (acetyl-transferring), homodimeric type → MSDQKSTERQHLPSVIHEGLPTQLPDIDPDETAEWLASFDAMLDEKGRERARYLMLRLLERSREKQVGVPALRSTDYINTIPPEREPWFPGDEETERRIRAFIRWNAAVMVSSANRKGLEVGGHIATYQSAASLYEVGFNHFFRGKDHPGGGDQVYIQGHASPGIYARAFLEGRLTQEQLYRFRQEVQHGPGAGLPSYPHPRLMSDFWEFPTVSMGLTGINSIYQARFNRYLQNRGIKDTEQQHVWAFLGDGEMAEPESLGAIRVAAREELDNLTWVINCNLQQLDGPVTGNGKIIQELEANFRGAGWNVIKVIWGRDWDPLLARDVDGVLVNRMNTIPDGQFQTYHSEGGAYVRDHFFGVDPRLRKLVEHMSDQQIEKLSRGGHDYRKVYAAFDAASKHVGQPTVILAHTIKGWTIDALEGKNATHQMKKLTPADLKKYRDRLYLPISDRDLEESYDRTGGAPFFHPGKDSPEIEYMLERRKALGGAIPRRVDRAKPLALPGKEAYADLKQGSGKNQVATTMAVVRQLRDWMKHPDIGNRIVPIAPDEYRTFGMDSMFPSAKVYNPGGQQYDSVDRKLLLAYKESQSGQMLHEGISEAGAMASATAAGSAYSTHGEHMIPFYIFYSMFGFQRTGDSIWAMADQLARGFLIGATAGRTTLTGEGLQHADGHSPLLAASNPAVVHYDPALAYEVAHIMESGLHRMYGAEAENVIFYLTVYNEPISQPAEPEDVDTEGILRGIHRVGVAEGDGPRVQLLASGVGWPWIDKAAALLREDWGVAADTWSVTSWNELARDGVSAEQWNLLNPGEPRRTAYVTDKLQGARGPVVAVSDYMSAVPLQIARWVPADYRVLGTDGFGFADTRPAARRFFQVDAESVVVQALQALADAGEIGVDKVVEAARQYRIDDPTAVADVPQEGGDA, encoded by the coding sequence GTGAGCGACCAGAAGAGCACCGAACGTCAGCACCTGCCGTCCGTGATCCACGAGGGGCTTCCCACCCAGCTGCCGGACATCGATCCCGACGAGACGGCGGAGTGGTTGGCCAGCTTCGACGCCATGCTGGACGAGAAGGGGCGAGAGCGCGCCCGTTACCTGATGCTGAGGCTGCTGGAGCGGTCCCGGGAGAAGCAGGTGGGGGTCCCGGCCCTGCGCTCGACCGACTACATCAACACGATTCCGCCCGAGCGCGAGCCCTGGTTCCCCGGTGACGAGGAGACCGAGCGCCGGATCCGGGCGTTCATCCGCTGGAACGCCGCGGTCATGGTCTCCAGCGCCAACCGCAAGGGGCTCGAGGTCGGCGGACACATCGCCACATACCAGTCCGCGGCCAGCCTCTACGAGGTCGGCTTCAACCACTTCTTCCGCGGCAAGGACCACCCCGGTGGCGGCGACCAGGTGTACATCCAGGGTCACGCCTCCCCCGGCATCTACGCGCGCGCCTTCCTCGAGGGCCGGTTGACCCAGGAACAGCTCTACCGCTTCCGCCAGGAGGTCCAGCACGGTCCCGGCGCCGGCCTGCCGTCGTACCCGCACCCGCGGCTGATGTCGGACTTCTGGGAGTTCCCGACGGTGTCCATGGGGCTCACGGGCATCAACTCGATCTACCAGGCCCGCTTCAACCGCTACCTGCAGAACCGCGGCATCAAGGACACCGAGCAGCAGCACGTCTGGGCCTTCCTGGGCGACGGCGAGATGGCCGAGCCGGAGTCGCTGGGCGCCATCCGGGTCGCGGCCCGCGAGGAGCTCGACAACCTCACCTGGGTCATCAACTGCAACCTCCAGCAGCTCGACGGACCCGTCACCGGCAACGGCAAGATCATCCAGGAGCTGGAGGCCAACTTCCGCGGCGCCGGGTGGAACGTCATCAAGGTCATCTGGGGTCGGGACTGGGACCCGCTGCTGGCGCGCGACGTCGACGGCGTGCTGGTCAACCGGATGAACACCATCCCGGACGGCCAGTTCCAGACCTACCACTCCGAGGGCGGCGCCTACGTCCGCGACCACTTCTTCGGAGTGGATCCCAGGCTGCGCAAGCTGGTGGAGCACATGAGCGACCAGCAGATCGAGAAGCTGTCCCGCGGCGGTCACGACTACCGCAAGGTGTACGCCGCCTTCGACGCGGCCAGCAAGCACGTCGGGCAGCCCACCGTGATCCTGGCCCACACCATCAAGGGCTGGACGATCGACGCGCTGGAGGGCAAGAACGCCACGCACCAGATGAAGAAGCTCACCCCCGCGGACCTGAAGAAGTACCGCGACCGGCTCTACCTGCCGATCAGCGACCGCGACCTCGAGGAGTCCTACGACCGCACGGGGGGCGCACCGTTCTTCCACCCCGGCAAGGACTCGCCGGAGATCGAGTACATGCTCGAGCGCCGCAAGGCCCTCGGTGGGGCCATCCCCCGCCGGGTGGACCGGGCCAAGCCGCTCGCCCTGCCCGGCAAGGAGGCCTACGCCGATCTGAAGCAGGGCTCGGGGAAGAACCAGGTCGCCACCACGATGGCCGTGGTGCGCCAGCTGCGCGACTGGATGAAGCACCCCGACATCGGCAACCGGATCGTCCCGATCGCCCCCGACGAGTACCGGACCTTCGGGATGGACTCGATGTTCCCGAGCGCCAAGGTCTACAACCCCGGCGGTCAGCAGTACGACTCAGTGGACCGCAAGCTGCTGCTGGCCTACAAGGAGTCCCAGTCCGGTCAGATGCTGCACGAGGGCATCTCCGAGGCCGGTGCCATGGCCTCGGCCACCGCCGCCGGCTCGGCGTACTCCACGCACGGCGAGCACATGATCCCGTTCTACATCTTCTACTCGATGTTCGGCTTCCAGCGCACCGGCGACTCGATCTGGGCGATGGCCGACCAGCTGGCCCGCGGCTTCCTGATCGGCGCCACGGCGGGTCGCACGACGCTGACGGGCGAGGGCCTGCAGCACGCCGACGGGCACTCGCCGCTGCTGGCCGCGAGCAACCCCGCGGTCGTGCACTACGACCCCGCGCTGGCCTACGAGGTCGCCCACATCATGGAGTCGGGGCTGCACCGGATGTACGGCGCCGAGGCAGAGAACGTGATCTTCTACCTGACCGTCTACAACGAGCCGATCTCCCAGCCCGCGGAGCCCGAGGACGTCGACACCGAGGGGATCCTGCGCGGCATCCACCGGGTCGGGGTCGCCGAGGGCGACGGCCCGCGGGTACAGCTGCTGGCCTCCGGCGTCGGCTGGCCCTGGATCGACAAGGCCGCTGCGCTGCTGCGCGAGGACTGGGGAGTCGCCGCGGACACCTGGTCGGTCACCTCGTGGAACGAGCTGGCCCGCGACGGCGTCTCGGCCGAGCAGTGGAACCTGTTGAACCCCGGCGAGCCGCGCCGTACGGCGTACGTCACCGACAAGCTGCAGGGCGCCCGCGGCCCGGTGGTCGCGGTGTCGGACTACATGAGCGCGGTCCCGCTGCAGATCGCCCGCTGGGTGCCTGCCGACTACCGGGTGCTGGGGACCGACGGCTTCGGGTTCGCCGACACCCGTCCGGCGGCTCGACGGTTCTTCCAGGTCGACGCGGAGTCGGTGGTGGTCCAGGCCCTGCAGGCCCTGGCCGACGCCGGCGAGATCGGTGTGGACAAGGTGGTCGAGGCGGCCCGGCAGTACCGGATCGACGACCCGACGGCCGTCGCCGACGTGCCCCAGGAGGGCGGGGACGCCTGA